The proteins below come from a single Carassius carassius chromosome 11, fCarCar2.1, whole genome shotgun sequence genomic window:
- the LOC132153035 gene encoding calsequestrin-2-like has protein sequence MQTTWILLLASLGLSTLADTEKGLEFPHYDGKDRVLDINEKNYRKALKKYDMLCLFYHSPPPTAKELQKQLQMTELVLELAAQVLEEKDIGFGIVDSQKDAKVAKKLGLHEEGSIYVFKEDRVIEFDGLLAADTLVEFLLDLMEDPVEIIDNAHELRAFDRMEEDIKLIGFFKSRDSEHYLAFQEAAEQFQPFIKFFATFEKSVAKELTLKMNEVDFYEPFMEEPVTIPDKPNSEEELVAFIAEHRRPTLRKLRAEDMFETWEDDLNGIHIVAFAEEEDPDGFEFLEILKEVARDNTHNPDLSIVWIDPDNFPLLIPYWEKTFKVDLFRPQIGVVNVTDADSVWLKIPDDDELPSPEELENWIEDVLSGTVNTEDDDDNDSDDDDDDDDDDDDDDDDDDDDDDDNKDEDDHGGDDDDDDDDDDDDDDDDDDDE, from the exons ATGCAGACCACCTGGATCCTGCTGCTTGCCTCCCTGGGTCTCTCTACCCTGGCTGACACCGAGAAAGGCCTAGAATTCCCCCATTATGATGGCAAAGATCGTGTCCTGGACATAAATGAGAAGAACTACCGCAAAGCCCTGAAGAAATACGACATGCTGTGCCTGTTCTACCATTCTCCACCACCAACAGCAAAAGAGCTGCAGAAACAGTTACAAATGACTGAATTAGTGCTGGAG TTAGCTGCTCAAGTATTAGAGGAAAAGGATATTGGCTTTGGAATCGTTGACTCCCAAAAAGATGCTAAGGTTGCCAAGAAACTAG GTTTGCATGAGGAAGGCAGCATCTATGTCTTTAAGGAGGACCGTGTGATTGAATTTGATGGCCTGCTTGCTGCAGACACTCTCGTGGAATTCCTTCTGGAT CTGATGGAAGATCCGGTTGAGATAATTGACAATGCTCATGAATTGCGAGCGTTTGACCGTATGGAAGAAGACATCAAACTCATTGGTTTCTTCAAAAGTCGTGACTCTGAAC ATTATCTTGCATTCCAGGAGGCAGCTGAACAGTTTCAGCCTTTTATCAAATTTTTTGCCACCTTTGAGAAATCT GTTGCAAAAGAGCTGACTCTGAAGATGAATGAGGTGGACTTCTATGAGCCCTTCATGGAGGAACCAGTCACCATTCCAGACAAACCAAACTCAGAGGAAGAGCTGGTGGCCTTCATAGCCGAACACAGACG ACCAACTCTAAGAAAGCTCAGGGCAGAAGACATGTTTGAGACCTGG GAGGATGATTTGAATGGAATTCACATTGTAGCCTTTGCAGAAGAGGAGGACCCTG ATGGTTTTGAATTTTTGGAGATTTTGAAGGAGGTGGCCAGAGACAACACACACAATCCAGACTTGAGTATTGTGTGGATCGACCCAGACAACTTCCCACTG CTCATTCCTTACTGGGAGAAGACCTTCAAAGTTGACCTCTTCAGACCACAGATTGGTGTAGTTAATGTTACAGAT GCGGACAGTGTCTGGTTGAAGATCCCTGATGATGATGAGTTGCCGTCACCCGAAGAGCTGGAAAACTGGATAGAAGATGTGCTCTCTGGAACAGTGAATAcagaggatgatgatgataatgatagtgatgatgacgatgacgacgacgatgatgatgatgatgatgacgatgatgatgatgacgatgatgacgaCAATAAAGATGAAGACGACCATGGtggtgatgacgatgatgatgacgacgatgatgatgatgatgatgatgatgatgatgatgatgaatga
- the LOC132153036 gene encoding sodium/myo-inositol cotransporter-like codes for MLKTGPVMEAVDIAVVALYFVLVLAIGLLSMWKANRSTVTGYFLAGRTMNWVVIGASLFVSNIGSEHFIGLAGSGAASGFAVGAWEFNALLLLQLLGWEFVPVYIYSGVYTMPEYLSKRYGGKRLKVYFAALSLLLYIFTKLSVDLYAGALFIQESLGWNLYLSIILLISMTALLTVTGGLAAVIYTDTLQAVLMIGGALTLTIISLVKIGGLEGVREKYMEAIPNVTAILANNNFSFQYTNSCRIHPKPDSLKLLRGPLDEDIPWPGFLLGQTPSSIWYWCADQVIVQRVLAAKNIAHAKGATLMAGMLKILPMFIIVIPGMISRILFPDELACIGPEHCMAVCGSQAGCSNIAYPRLVMSVMPVGLRGLMMAVMIAALMSDLDSIFNSASTIFTLDIYKMLRGCASSFELVVVGRLFVIIMVTISIAWVPAIIEMQGGQMYLYIQEMAGYLTPPIAALFLLGVFWKRCNETGAFWGSMTGFVLGTTRLFLGFIYREPKCDQPDERPAFITHVHYMYIAAGLFWISGLVAVCVSLCTSPPEEERIKRTTIWGLKKLKRLPMTEREEMYKLTNGSGDSVLKKDVPEDIQKERCLDGADMKLLMPSSCDQDPMTPSSEASTPMDLIANGHANLVKQKNQGKCDEKSCLRRFDWICCHKEKTSVIEPKVTEGDERAVREMLYEPPKIKILLNVGLVFVCSLGVFMFVYFSM; via the coding sequence ATGTTAAAAACGGGACCAGTGATGGAGGCAGTGGATATTGCagtggttgcactttattttgtcCTTGTGCTTGCAATTGGTCTCCTCTCCATGTGGAAGGCCAATCGTAGCACTGTCACCGGCTACTTCCTGGCAGGTCGAACTATGAATTGGGTGGTGATCGGTGCCTCACTGTTTGTCAGCAACATCGGCAGTGAGCATTTCATTGGACTTGCTGGTTCTGGTGCAGCCAGTGGTTTTGCAGTGGGTGCCTGGGAGTTCAATGCCCTTCTGCTTCTGCAGCTGCTCGGTTGGGAGTTCGTCCCAGTTTACATCTACTCTGGAGTTTACACCATGCCAGAGTACCTCTCCAAGCGGTATGGAGGCAAGCGGCTAAAGGTTTACTTCGCAGCCCTCTCACTTCTACTGTACATCTTTACTAAACTCTCAGTGGACTTGTACGCAGGAGCTCTTTTCATCCAGGAGTCTCTTGGCTGGAACCTCTACCTGTCGATCATCTTGCTTATCTCCATGACCGCCTTGCTGACAGTAACCGGTGGACTGGCGGCTGTGATCTACACAGACACTTTGCAGGCTGTGCTCATGATTGGCGGTGCGTTAACCCTTACCATCATCAGTCTGGTCAAAATAGGCGGCTTGGAAGGAGTGCGGGAAAAATACATGGAGGCGATCCCCAATGTCACAGCCATCCTTGCTAACAACAACTTCAGCTTTCAGTACACAAACTCCTGCAGAATTCATCCCAAGCCAGATTCCCTCAAGCTCCTACGAGGGCCGCTTGATGAAGACATCCCTTGGCCAGGCTTCCTTTTGGGTCAAACACCCTCATCCATTTGGTACTGGTGTGCTGACCAGGTCATTGTCCAGAGAGTGTTGGCTGCCAAGAATATTGCCCATGCTAAAGGCGCCACACTTATGGCGGGAATGCTTAAAATCCTTCCTATGTTCATCATTGTTATACCAGGAATGATCTCCCGAATATTGTTCCCTGATGAGCTAGCATGCATCGGACCAGAGCACTGCATGGCTGTGTGTGGCAGTCAGGCTGGCTGTTCCAACATCGCCTACCCTCGGCTGGTCATGAGCGTGATGCCGGTGGGTCTCCGAGGGTTGATGATGGCTGTGATGATCGCTGCCCTCATGAGTGACCTGGACTCGATTTTTAACAGCGCTAGCACAATCTTCACATTAGACATTTATAAAATGCTGCGTGGATGTGCCTCCTCCTTTGAGCTAGTGGTCGTCGGCAGGTTGTTTGTGATAATCATGGTGACTATCAGCATCGCTTGGGTGCCTGCCATTATTGAGATGCAAGGTGGCCAGATGTACTTGTACATTCAGGAAATGGCAGGATACCTCACACCTCCCATTGCTGCCCTCTTTCTGCTTGGAGTCTTCTGGAAACGTTGCAATGAGACCGGCGCATTTTGGGGCAGCATGACTGGGTTCGTACTGGGCACCACCCGCCTCTTCCTTGGGTTCATATATCGTGAGCCAAAATGTGACCAGCCGGATGAACGCCCAGCTTTCATCACACATGTCCACTACATGTACATTGCTGCCGGGCTGTTTTGGATCTCTGGGCTGGTGgctgtgtgtgtcagtctgtgCACATCACCCCCAGAAGAGGAGAGGATCAAGCGGACCACAATCTGGggcttgaaaaaacttaaacgcCTTCCTATGACAGAACGAGAAGAGATGTACAAACTCACTAATGGCAGTGGCGACAGTGTTCTCAAGAAAGATGTTCCTGAAGACATCCAGAAGGAGAGATGTCTTGATGGGGCTGACATGAAACTCCTTATGCCCTCCTCTTGTGACCAAGATCCCATGACCCCCAGCTCTGAGGCATCCACACCGATGGATCTTATTGCCAATGGTCATGCAAATCTTGTAAAACAGAAGAATCAAGGCAAGTGTGATGAAAAGAGCTGCCTTCGGCGGTTTGATTGGATTTGTTGTCACAAAGAGAAAACGTCTGTTATCGAACCCAAAGTCACCGAGGGAGATGAAAGAGCTGTACGTGAAATGCTTTATGAACCTCCTAAGATCAAGATCTTACTTAACGTAGGCCTGGTATTCGTCTGTTCACTGGGTGTTTTCATGTTTGTGTACTTCTCCATGTAA